From Synoicihabitans lomoniglobus, the proteins below share one genomic window:
- a CDS encoding sulfatase family protein produces MTGDYLRFVGRVMLMFFGSVCAAFAAVTSSDRPNVILIVADDMGFGDLGAYGHPTFRTPQLDRMAAEGQRWTQFYAGANVCTPSRAAMLTGRWPVRNGMTSNRRRVLTAHAAGGLPPEEITIAEVLREAGYATGAIGKWHLGHLPRYLPTRQGFDEFSGTPYSNDELVAKPWRRAFQRRDYWNTSLFYEPRSEYWDIPWMRNEITVERPVDQRTLTSRSTDDALDFIGRRGEQPFFLYLAYHMPHVPLFVSEEFAGRSEAGIYGDALAELDDGVGRIMTTLREQGMAQNTLVVFTSDNGPWTVFGSHGGSAGSLRGDKGSTWDGGNRVPALFWWPGTVAPAVVRDLGAGVDLFTTIARIAGAPVPEDRQIDGVDLTPVLRTAASGGRGFMPFFRGTTVWAVRDTRFKMHLATQLGFGLETPRMEHEPPLLFDLLDDPSESRDVAASHPEAVARLREELDAFLDHLTHGPDQLVEQLPES; encoded by the coding sequence ATGACGGGAGACTATCTCAGGTTTGTGGGGCGAGTGATGTTGATGTTTTTCGGGTCGGTGTGCGCGGCCTTCGCCGCGGTCACCTCCTCGGATCGACCCAACGTAATTCTCATTGTCGCCGATGACATGGGCTTTGGTGATTTGGGCGCCTACGGACATCCCACGTTTCGCACCCCGCAGTTGGACCGCATGGCGGCCGAAGGGCAGCGATGGACGCAGTTTTACGCCGGGGCCAATGTTTGCACACCGAGCCGTGCGGCGATGTTGACGGGACGCTGGCCGGTGCGAAACGGCATGACCAGCAACCGTCGTCGGGTGCTCACGGCGCATGCGGCGGGCGGGTTGCCGCCGGAGGAGATCACTATCGCCGAGGTGCTGCGCGAGGCGGGTTACGCGACCGGTGCCATCGGCAAGTGGCACCTCGGGCATTTGCCGCGCTACCTGCCCACGCGGCAGGGATTTGACGAATTTTCCGGCACGCCGTATTCCAACGACGAACTGGTGGCGAAACCCTGGCGGCGGGCGTTTCAGCGGCGGGACTATTGGAACACCTCCCTTTTCTACGAACCTCGGAGCGAATACTGGGACATCCCGTGGATGCGAAACGAAATCACCGTGGAGCGCCCCGTGGATCAACGCACGCTCACCAGTCGGTCGACGGATGACGCGCTTGATTTCATCGGACGACGAGGCGAGCAGCCCTTCTTTCTCTACCTCGCGTATCACATGCCGCACGTGCCGTTGTTCGTATCGGAAGAATTCGCCGGCCGCAGTGAAGCGGGAATCTATGGCGATGCGTTGGCCGAACTCGATGACGGTGTGGGTCGAATTATGACCACGTTGCGGGAACAGGGCATGGCGCAAAATACCCTCGTGGTTTTCACCTCGGACAATGGGCCCTGGACGGTATTTGGCAGTCACGGGGGCAGTGCGGGTTCATTGCGCGGGGACAAAGGGTCAACGTGGGATGGCGGTAACCGTGTGCCCGCGCTATTCTGGTGGCCGGGCACGGTGGCACCGGCGGTGGTGCGGGATTTGGGCGCGGGCGTAGACCTGTTTACCACGATTGCGCGGATTGCGGGTGCGCCGGTGCCGGAAGACCGGCAGATCGACGGCGTTGACCTCACTCCGGTGTTGCGCACGGCTGCTTCCGGCGGACGGGGATTTATGCCGTTTTTTCGAGGCACGACGGTGTGGGCGGTTCGGGATACTCGTTTCAAAATGCACCTTGCGACCCAATTGGGATTTGGGCTGGAAACGCCTCGGATGGAACACGAGCCGCCGCTCTTGTTCGATTTGCTGGATGACCCGAGCGAATCCCGCGATGTGGCGGCATCGCATCCCGAAGCAGTGGCCCGCCTCCGCGAGGAGTTGGATGCCTTTCTCGATCACCTCACCCATGGTCCCGACCAATTGGTTGAACAACTCCCCGAATCATGA
- a CDS encoding TonB-dependent receptor plug domain-containing protein, which translates to MKTTLENLFRVALGSCSMVTLASISLAQQSNPANEEDSQTDDEVLQMSPFVLEEDSNVGYRATATLAGSRLRMPLRDVGSAIQVVTKELMDDLGATDASTLLSYTMNTETGGTQGNFAGGGSDSGGNRSDQNAARINPQTNQRVRGLGEATLTRDFFLTSIPFDTYNSTQVTINRGPNAILFGVGSPGGIIDNSLNKAQVSKNFGEVKATVGDNGTHRLSFDLNQMLIPDRLAIRVAGLDEARNYDQKPAYQNDARIYAAIEAVLFKNENSDFLGNTVIRANYEQGNMESNPAMVVPPRNLYNNWWSTLPRDYYEPYTGALIPEIFTTDFESQHTVNINTAPNGTINTATTPTIAWTSVFDQGALVFQNPDDQVPNAGSASYPNANGLQGRLTFYPGAKRYEWFATQGFEGQGYAVGFVYPSIQDRNVFDYHNELFSGDTSYVDRDFETVNVTFEQLFFKNRNAGIEISYDQQEWTPYWQTPVDDSLVSIYSNADIQIDISENLGNGDPNPNLGRPFVRINDLGGYKQNQIDREAVRATAFYKFDFEDIMDSRWGKILGNHTLTGFYGEQTSDVETRYHRASWNTDEVPVGSAFSGRAGAFFRTVVGIAYVGPSALTASGPQDVRISPINIAVPQIGDSYNLWYQGPTGRARTDDSIKNNNFYVEGINYAGNVSQNTIESQAFTLQSRLLSDHLIGLFGWRTDEATSYEALTASQVVDLSGSAGTFQDDGNLKVENYFLQDEPSSVEEGDTFTASVVAHVPDAWTEGLPLSPRLSFHWGESENFSPAGLRRNVNLEVIGPPTGETSEMGFSVELAKKHHLRFNWFETTSSGANSGLNAALVSNRQAYRLERMIAEPLNTGWTFEQTKAAATEGLSSDPIPNINSYAELEAAIIGLIPAELQQQFNYRVEQINGTYQVQSDSFGGQVATASVKAKGFEVDFVTNPTPNWRLMFNLSKQETVQSDSAPLAKELSDLIVANIQSSGLGDLRVSPTFGANETVYGEFNRLVLVPLNGILAKDGTTSLEQRKWRANFVTNYRFSRDTMLKGFSVGGAVRWQDEVGIGYGQIYTDEAGIVPDLNNPFFAPSQWAGDMWLSYQRKLTDKIDWKVQLNLRNVLGSDEDIPVRANPDGSIATIRIPNEKAWFLTNTFAF; encoded by the coding sequence ATGAAAACGACACTAGAGAACTTATTTCGTGTGGCCTTGGGCTCCTGCTCCATGGTGACACTTGCGAGCATATCCCTCGCCCAGCAATCCAACCCCGCAAACGAAGAGGATTCTCAAACCGACGACGAAGTGCTCCAGATGAGCCCGTTCGTCCTCGAGGAGGATTCCAATGTTGGCTATCGTGCGACCGCCACCTTGGCAGGATCGCGACTGCGCATGCCGTTGCGCGACGTCGGCTCCGCCATCCAAGTGGTCACCAAGGAGCTGATGGATGATTTGGGAGCCACGGATGCCAGCACCTTGCTGAGCTACACAATGAACACGGAGACCGGTGGCACGCAGGGTAATTTTGCAGGCGGCGGATCGGACTCCGGCGGCAACCGCTCGGACCAAAACGCGGCGCGGATCAACCCGCAGACCAATCAACGGGTGCGTGGTTTGGGTGAAGCCACGCTGACACGTGACTTCTTTCTGACCAGCATTCCGTTCGACACCTACAATTCGACCCAGGTGACGATCAATCGTGGTCCCAATGCGATTCTCTTCGGCGTGGGCTCACCCGGCGGAATCATCGATAATTCGCTCAACAAGGCTCAGGTCAGCAAAAACTTCGGTGAGGTGAAGGCCACGGTGGGGGACAATGGAACCCATCGGCTCTCGTTTGACCTGAACCAGATGCTGATTCCCGATCGGTTGGCGATCCGGGTCGCCGGACTGGATGAGGCGCGGAACTACGACCAGAAGCCCGCTTACCAAAATGACGCCCGCATCTATGCCGCAATCGAAGCCGTGCTGTTCAAAAACGAAAACAGCGACTTTTTGGGTAACACGGTCATTCGCGCCAACTACGAGCAGGGCAATATGGAGAGCAACCCTGCGATGGTGGTGCCGCCGCGCAATCTCTACAACAACTGGTGGAGCACGCTCCCGCGCGACTACTATGAGCCCTACACCGGAGCGTTGATTCCGGAGATTTTTACCACCGACTTTGAGTCGCAACACACCGTGAATATCAACACGGCGCCCAACGGCACCATCAACACCGCCACCACGCCGACCATCGCCTGGACTTCGGTGTTCGACCAAGGCGCGCTGGTGTTTCAGAATCCGGACGATCAAGTGCCCAACGCCGGCTCCGCTTCCTATCCCAATGCCAACGGCTTGCAGGGGCGCCTGACATTTTACCCGGGGGCTAAACGTTACGAGTGGTTCGCCACCCAAGGTTTTGAAGGGCAGGGTTACGCGGTGGGTTTTGTGTATCCATCGATTCAAGACCGCAATGTCTTCGACTATCACAACGAACTCTTCTCGGGTGATACCTCGTATGTGGATCGCGACTTCGAAACCGTCAACGTGACGTTCGAGCAGCTCTTCTTCAAAAACCGCAATGCCGGTATCGAAATCTCCTATGACCAGCAGGAGTGGACGCCGTATTGGCAGACTCCGGTGGATGACTCGTTGGTTTCCATCTATTCTAACGCCGATATTCAGATCGATATTTCCGAGAATCTCGGTAACGGCGACCCGAACCCGAACCTGGGCCGTCCCTTCGTCCGCATTAATGACCTCGGTGGTTACAAGCAGAATCAAATCGACCGTGAAGCGGTGCGCGCCACGGCCTTCTACAAGTTTGATTTTGAGGATATCATGGATAGCCGCTGGGGCAAAATCCTGGGCAACCACACCCTCACCGGTTTTTATGGTGAGCAGACTTCCGACGTGGAAACCCGCTACCACAGAGCGTCGTGGAACACCGACGAAGTGCCAGTGGGGAGCGCGTTCTCCGGTCGCGCCGGAGCTTTCTTCCGCACGGTCGTGGGTATCGCCTATGTCGGTCCCAGCGCCCTTACGGCCTCCGGACCTCAGGATGTTCGCATCAGTCCGATCAATATCGCTGTGCCACAGATCGGTGACTCCTACAACCTCTGGTATCAAGGGCCCACCGGTCGCGCCCGCACCGATGACTCGATCAAGAACAACAACTTCTACGTCGAGGGGATCAACTACGCCGGCAATGTGTCGCAGAACACCATCGAGTCCCAAGCCTTCACCCTGCAAAGTCGGCTGCTGTCGGACCACCTGATCGGTCTGTTCGGTTGGCGCACGGACGAGGCCACCAGCTACGAGGCGCTCACCGCCAGCCAAGTGGTCGATCTCTCGGGTTCCGCCGGCACCTTCCAGGACGACGGCAATCTGAAGGTGGAAAACTACTTCCTGCAGGACGAACCCAGTTCGGTGGAAGAAGGTGACACCTTCACCGCCAGTGTGGTCGCCCACGTGCCCGATGCGTGGACCGAGGGCTTGCCGCTTTCTCCCCGCTTGAGCTTCCATTGGGGTGAGTCGGAGAACTTCTCCCCCGCGGGCCTCCGTCGCAACGTCAACCTCGAGGTCATTGGCCCTCCCACGGGCGAGACCAGCGAAATGGGCTTCTCCGTCGAATTGGCCAAGAAGCACCACCTGCGTTTCAACTGGTTTGAAACCACTTCCTCCGGGGCTAATTCCGGCTTGAATGCGGCGCTGGTGAGCAATCGTCAGGCCTATCGTCTGGAGCGCATGATCGCCGAGCCCCTCAACACCGGGTGGACGTTCGAGCAAACCAAGGCGGCCGCGACGGAGGGTCTCTCCAGCGACCCGATTCCCAATATCAATTCCTACGCAGAGCTGGAAGCAGCCATCATCGGTCTGATCCCGGCGGAGCTGCAACAGCAGTTCAATTACCGCGTGGAACAGATCAACGGAACCTACCAGGTGCAGAGTGATTCGTTTGGTGGTCAGGTCGCCACGGCTTCGGTCAAGGCCAAGGGGTTCGAAGTCGACTTCGTGACCAACCCGACGCCCAACTGGCGCCTGATGTTCAACCTCAGCAAGCAGGAGACGGTGCAGTCCGACAGTGCGCCGCTGGCCAAGGAACTCTCTGATCTGATTGTCGCCAACATTCAGAGTTCCGGCTTGGGCGATCTCCGGGTTTCCCCGACCTTCGGCGCCAACGAAACCGTTTACGGCGAATTCAACCGTCTCGTCTTGGTGCCCCTCAACGGTATCCTGGCCAAGGACGGCACCACCTCCCTGGAGCAACGCAAATGGCGCGCGAATTTCGTCACGAACTACCGCTTCAGCCGGGACACCATGCTCAAGGGGTTTTCCGTGGGCGGTGCGGTGCGCTGGCAGGACGAAGTGGGCATCGGCTACGGTCAAATCTACACCGACGAGGCGGGTATTGTGCCGGACCTGAACAACCCGTTCTTCGCTCCCAGCCAATGGGCCGGCGACATGTGGTTGTCCTATCAGCGCAAGTTGACCGACAAGATCGACTGGAAGGTCCAACTCAATCTCCGCAACGTGCTGGGCAGCGACGAGGACATTCCGGTGCGGGCCAACCCCGACGGCTCCATCGCGACCATTCGTATTCCCAACGAGAAGGCCTGGTTCCTGACCAATACCTTCGCCTTCTGA
- a CDS encoding neutral/alkaline non-lysosomal ceramidase N-terminal domain-containing protein yields MLSPVHCGFPARSTSVSRLRRFGILGAMAVLAITRGAIASPAPGEVWQIGLAKTKITPTEPVVMGGFASRRDPFVGVIHDVWVKTMAIEDHTGHRAVLITCDFIGFRAVNADPICAAIMERTGLGRDQILLNCSHTHTGPSQADSPTTDSYLPAPKVRDLYDYTEWLKTQVVDTAVAALENLAPATLGHGIGVAPFVMNRREPSPRGIVLGHNPSGPADRSVPVLKITDLDGEVRGVLFGAACHNTTILPTDNQVCGDFAGYAQIWLEETYPGAQAMFMQGCGGDAGPYPTGKLEYSRAHGQTLGAEVQRLIEQDAFHSVRGALRTGFTKVELPLRGAMTPAEIAELQRGPAQWKRWVGQKMAARLENGDPWPESHPAPLAVWQFGDDLTLVGLSGEVVVDYVARIEEAVGPLNLWIAGYCNDVFGYLPSARVLREGGYETRGLYSGELFSPRVEDVVVNEVRALAESVGRSVPELN; encoded by the coding sequence ATGCTTTCCCCAGTGCATTGTGGTTTTCCCGCTCGATCAACGTCCGTAAGCCGCCTGCGCCGATTCGGCATCCTGGGGGCGATGGCCGTCCTCGCGATCACCCGTGGGGCGATCGCCTCCCCCGCTCCCGGTGAGGTTTGGCAGATCGGCCTGGCCAAGACCAAAATCACCCCCACCGAGCCGGTCGTCATGGGTGGGTTTGCCTCTCGCCGCGATCCGTTCGTCGGCGTGATCCATGACGTCTGGGTGAAGACCATGGCGATCGAAGATCATACCGGCCATCGCGCCGTCTTGATCACGTGCGATTTCATCGGTTTTCGGGCCGTCAACGCCGACCCCATTTGCGCGGCGATAATGGAACGCACCGGGCTGGGCCGAGACCAGATCCTGCTGAACTGCTCGCACACCCACACCGGCCCCTCGCAGGCGGATTCGCCGACGACCGACAGCTACCTTCCCGCCCCGAAGGTGCGTGACCTCTACGACTACACGGAGTGGTTGAAAACCCAGGTTGTTGATACCGCGGTGGCGGCGCTGGAAAACCTTGCACCGGCCACCCTGGGACACGGGATCGGGGTCGCCCCGTTCGTGATGAACCGCCGCGAGCCCTCGCCACGCGGCATCGTGCTCGGCCACAACCCGAGCGGCCCCGCCGACCGCAGCGTGCCCGTGCTCAAAATCACGGACCTCGACGGCGAGGTGCGGGGCGTGCTCTTTGGCGCCGCCTGCCACAACACCACCATTCTCCCCACCGACAACCAGGTCTGCGGCGACTTCGCCGGCTACGCCCAGATCTGGCTGGAGGAAACCTATCCGGGTGCGCAGGCCATGTTCATGCAAGGATGTGGCGGCGATGCCGGCCCCTATCCCACCGGTAAACTCGAATACTCCCGCGCTCATGGCCAAACGTTGGGCGCCGAGGTCCAGCGCCTGATCGAGCAGGACGCCTTTCACTCCGTGCGGGGTGCGTTGCGCACGGGCTTTACCAAGGTCGAGCTGCCGCTGCGGGGAGCCATGACGCCGGCCGAGATCGCGGAGTTGCAACGCGGCCCCGCGCAATGGAAACGTTGGGTCGGGCAGAAAATGGCCGCGCGGCTGGAAAACGGTGACCCTTGGCCGGAAAGTCATCCGGCACCGCTGGCGGTCTGGCAATTTGGCGACGACCTGACGCTCGTCGGCTTGTCGGGCGAAGTCGTGGTCGACTACGTGGCCCGCATCGAAGAGGCCGTCGGTCCGCTGAACCTGTGGATCGCAGGCTATTGCAACGACGTCTTTGGCTACCTGCCCTCCGCGCGCGTATTGCGCGAAGGCGGTTATGAAACGCGCGGACTTTACAGCGGCGAGTTGTTCTCTCCCCGCGTCGAGGACGTGGTGGTGAACGAGGTCCGAGCGTTGGCCGAATCCGTCGGCCGATCCGTCCCCGAGCTCAACTAA